Within Lolium rigidum isolate FL_2022 chromosome 5, APGP_CSIRO_Lrig_0.1, whole genome shotgun sequence, the genomic segment AATGGTGATGAGATGGAGAAGAATGTGGTGTGTGTGGCAATGGTGGATAAGATGTGAGCATATAAAGGagtggaagatgaagatgaacagGGGCCAGCCACCGGTGATCAATACCCGTGGCTGGCCATGCCGGCGGCTCAGATTCCGGCGACCGGCGACCCGAACTCTATGCGCCAGTAGTGGAGAGGACCGATCAGGTTCCGCACGGGAACGAACggttggactttatgtcccgGCTCGTGTCTCCAGCCGGGACAAAAGGGCTGCCATCAGGCCGCAAAAGGCCTCAgacccttttgtcccggttggagCCTCCAACCGGAACAAAAGGCTTTAAAGAACCGCAAAAGGCCCCATAGCTTCTCGGTGATTTCGAGGAGATGTGGCCGGCCTATTTATCTCGGTTCCAGACGGGGCAGGGACAAAAGACCTGAACGGAAGAtcagttttctactagtgttcttatattttaaaatgtttttgcagtggcgggagcatatgcacccaataTCAAAAGTGCATTTCTGAAGGATGTACCTGTTTTGTTTATGTTATCTAGCACTGCGCTAGAAGTTTGTTGTGGTTTGATTGGTCCGCATCGATGCCAGCTCCTATAAATATGTGTGTCGCTATATGTTCCAGTTACGTACAGCATCGATCGATCTATCAGATGAGCATTGCGTCTTGTATATGGATTATTTGCTCAAAGTAGTAGCGCTCCTGGTGACCGCCTTTGCCATTGTCATCCACCTCCTGACCAGGGCAAAGAAATCATGCCCGGCCAACTTGCCCCCTGGCTCCCTGGGTCTGCCGGTCATTGGTCAGACACTCGGCATCCTCCGCGCCATGCACGTTAACAGCGTCGACCACTGGTTTGGGGAGCGGATCGGCAGGTATGGGCCGGTCTCGAAGTTCTCCCTGTTCGGCAAGCCGACGGTTCTCCTCGCCGGCCCGGCGGCCAACAAGTTGATGTTCTTCAGCAGCTTGCTGCCGCCGTATGTGCCCCTGTTCTCCCAGCGTATTATCGGGGAGAAGAACATCTTGTCCCTCTACGGCGACGATCACCGGCGCATCCGTGGCGCGCTAATGGAGTTTCTCAAGCCAGATATGCTTAAGCTGTACCTTAATAGGATCGACGCCGAGGTGCGGCACCACCTAGAGGAGAACTGGGTCGGCCGGACGACCGTCACGGTGCTGCCACTAATGAAACGGCTGACGTTCAACATCATCTCCGCGCTAGTCTTCGGCCTTGAGGCGAGCGCCGTGCGGGACGCCTTCGCCCATGACGTGGGATGCATGCTTGCAGGCATGATTGCGATCCCGGTGAACCTACCGTTCACAACGTTCCGCCGGAGCCTCAAGGCAAGCCAAAGGGCTCGTCGGCTACTCGAGGGGATCATGCGGGAGAAGAAGGCGGAACAGGGGGACTCGCCCAATAAGAACCTCATCAGCCACCTGCTCAGCATGAGAGACGAGCATGGCGAGCAGGTTCTGACCCATGAGGAGATCGTCGACAACAGCTTGATCCCCATGATTGCCGGCCATGACACGGCGTCCACACTCATGACGTTCATGATCCGCCACCTCGCCAACGATCCGGCCACCCTCGCTACCATGGCTCAAGGTACGTACGGCAACTGCCACTCTGCAATGCTAATGTTGTTTTGTTTCTGTTATTTTCTTTTGTCACTTCGGTCAGTCATGTTGTGTGTTAATTTTGGGATACAGAGCATGAAGAGATTGCAAGGAACAAGGCTGATGGAGAGCCCCTTACCTGGGTAGATCTGTCAAATATGAAGTTCACATGGCGAGTAGCACAGGAGACACTTCGCATCGTACCTGTAGTGGTCGCGAGCTTTAAAATAGCACTGGATGACATCGAGTTTGGTGGCTACCGCATACCAAAAGGATGGCAGGTGCATTGCAATTTTGGACTCCCTGTTTCTAACTTTTAGCTACAACGTCTTTTTTTGAAGCAGAACAATTTGGTGATGCAACTCTCAATCGTCTTACCAGGTGCTTTGGACGGCAAGCGCAACGCACATGGACCCGAGCATCTTCCCCGAGCCAGCTAAGTTTGACCCGTCCCGGTTTGAGAACCTTTCATCCACGACGCCACCGTGCTCCTTCGTCGGGTTCGGCGGCGGCCCCAGGATATGCCCTGGGATGGAGTTTGCAAAGGTCCAGGTATTGGTGACAATGCACTACCTGGTGAGACATTTTACATGGAAGCTCTGCTGCAAAGAGAACACTTTCACGAGAAATCCGGTGCCGTCGCCGCGGCATGGCCTGCCCATACAACTCCAGCACAAGAGCACTCTTTGATTGCATCCAAACCAAACATCAATGTCAAGGATATATGATGGTGTTGTATGCAATGTTAATTCCTCGCCTTTCTTGTGGGTGTGTAAAGTATCATATTTTAATTTCATCATGGGTGGCATGTCTTCCCAtttgcatttttttttcaaaagtggGTATCGGCGTCGATTGATATATACAACCATATTTATTTTAACTGTTCACAACTCATGGGTATCCCGTAACGTGGATACACACAAAGGTTTCTTTGGACCTGCAAATGATGTGGACCAATATTATCATCACAGCGGAATCCTGCAGAAAGTGATTTGAAGAAAAGTTCGGAGGCTGGCAAACCAAATTTTCTCGTATGGAGACAAAGTTGTTCCGATTAATTATGTTCTTACGAGCATTCCTATGTTCATGTTGTCCTTTCTAGAGCTATCCAAATGGACAAGAAAAGGATTAGATTACTATATCATTTTCTTTGCAAAgtgacaagaagaaaaagaaatatcatcTAGCAAAATGGAATATAATATGTACACCAAAATATCATAGGTCTTTTCAATGAGGTTCTAGGACTAAATGACAAATGTTTACTTAGAATATGATTTGTAGCGCCACGGCGATGCCTTCCTGTGATGACCTATGTACATCCAGCTAGGAGCAATACCCGAATACCTTAGGC encodes:
- the LOC124656976 gene encoding cytochrome P450 716B1-like; protein product: MDYLLKVVALLVTAFAIVIHLLTRAKKSCPANLPPGSLGLPVIGQTLGILRAMHVNSVDHWFGERIGRYGPVSKFSLFGKPTVLLAGPAANKLMFFSSLLPPYVPLFSQRIIGEKNILSLYGDDHRRIRGALMEFLKPDMLKLYLNRIDAEVRHHLEENWVGRTTVTVLPLMKRLTFNIISALVFGLEASAVRDAFAHDVGCMLAGMIAIPVNLPFTTFRRSLKASQRARRLLEGIMREKKAEQGDSPNKNLISHLLSMRDEHGEQVLTHEEIVDNSLIPMIAGHDTASTLMTFMIRHLANDPATLATMAQEHEEIARNKADGEPLTWVDLSNMKFTWRVAQETLRIVPVVVASFKIALDDIEFGGYRIPKGWQVLWTASATHMDPSIFPEPAKFDPSRFENLSSTTPPCSFVGFGGGPRICPGMEFAKVQVLVTMHYLVRHFTWKLCCKENTFTRNPVPSPRHGLPIQLQHKSTL